In the Clostridium sporogenes genome, one interval contains:
- the mocA gene encoding molybdenum cofactor cytidylyltransferase: protein MVNAVIMASGYSTRMGKNKLILPFKGKPIIEHVIDAIKKCNFNEIILVGKENKVLDIAKKKNILTVLNTKAYKGQSQSIKLGILNTSSSKGYMFFTGDQPLLDSYTINLLLNTFTENNNYIIIPKYKNKVGSPAIFPEKFKDELLNLQGDVGGKTVINNHINEIIFVNLRNGYSLFDIDTSKDYEYILNKNLYQGCDNYDKQYI, encoded by the coding sequence ATGGTAAATGCTGTAATAATGGCATCAGGTTACTCAACTAGAATGGGAAAAAACAAATTAATATTACCTTTCAAAGGAAAACCAATAATAGAACATGTTATAGATGCGATCAAAAAATGCAACTTCAATGAAATAATTTTAGTTGGCAAAGAAAATAAAGTTTTAGATATAGCTAAAAAGAAAAATATTTTAACTGTTTTAAATACAAAAGCCTACAAAGGCCAAAGTCAGTCTATAAAATTAGGTATTTTAAATACATCTTCATCAAAAGGCTATATGTTTTTTACTGGTGACCAACCATTATTAGATTCATATACTATCAACTTATTATTGAATACCTTTACAGAAAATAATAACTATATAATAATTCCTAAATATAAAAACAAAGTTGGCTCCCCTGCCATATTTCCTGAAAAATTTAAAGATGAATTGCTTAATTTACAAGGAGATGTGGGAGGTAAAACTGTTATAAATAATCATATAAATGAAATTATATTTGTAAACTTGAGAAATGGATATTCTTTATTTGATATTGATACTTCAAAGGATTATGAATATATATTAAACAAAAATTTGTACCAAGGATGTGATAACTATGATAAACAATATATATAA
- a CDS encoding EF2563 family selenium-dependent molybdenum hydroxylase system protein, producing MINNIYKDIIIVRGGGDLASGTIHKLHRSGFKILVLETYNPTSIRRNVCYSEAIYNGKITIENTTAVKVNNLNEILKCWQNNKIPITVDPHGKFIEMLKPRILVDAILAKKNLGTKIDMAEITIGLGPGFCAGNDVHAVIETMRGHNLGRIILKGEAMKNTGVPGEIGGYSKERVIYSPGEGIIKNARKIGDFVSSGEILAYVDNLEIKTEISGLLRGLIRDGSKIKIGLKIADVDPRCHEIKNCYTISDKARNIAGGVLEAILYFMNENTESRSNLWNKIS from the coding sequence ATGATAAACAATATATATAAAGATATCATAATTGTTAGAGGCGGAGGAGATCTAGCTTCAGGGACTATACACAAACTTCATAGAAGTGGTTTTAAAATATTAGTTTTAGAAACTTATAATCCAACCTCTATAAGAAGAAATGTATGTTATAGCGAAGCTATCTATAATGGTAAAATTACTATTGAAAATACTACTGCTGTAAAAGTAAACAATTTAAATGAAATATTAAAATGTTGGCAAAATAATAAGATTCCTATTACAGTGGATCCTCATGGAAAATTTATAGAAATGCTGAAACCTAGAATATTGGTGGATGCTATACTTGCAAAGAAGAATCTAGGTACAAAAATAGATATGGCGGAAATAACCATAGGCCTTGGCCCAGGGTTTTGTGCAGGTAATGATGTGCATGCTGTTATAGAAACCATGAGGGGACACAATTTGGGACGAATTATACTAAAAGGAGAGGCTATGAAAAACACAGGAGTACCTGGAGAAATTGGAGGATACTCTAAAGAGAGAGTTATATACAGTCCAGGTGAAGGAATTATTAAAAATGCAAGAAAAATTGGTGATTTTGTATCATCTGGTGAAATTTTAGCTTATGTGGATAATTTAGAAATTAAAACAGAAATAAGCGGATTATTAAGAGGACTTATAAGAGATGGTAGTAAAATAAAAATAGGCTTAAAAATCGCTGATGTAGATCCTAGATGTCATGAAATAAAAAATTGTTATACCATTTCTGATAAAGCACGTAATATTGCTGGTGGAGTATTAGAAGCCATACTATATTTTATGAATGAAAATACAGAAAGTAGGTCAAATTTATGGAACAAGATATCTTAA
- a CDS encoding XdhC/CoxI family protein — protein sequence MEQDILRNIYKSVNNGDTVALATLTHISGSSPGKTGSLMAVWENGEIQGTVGGGKVEYEIINKSIECIKNNESSNFKYKLNESGELGMQCGGEAEGFIKIFAPETKLIIVGAGHISFHLHKIAKILNFYTVVIDDREDFANNERFPNANEIIVEKVDKALSEYPINKNTYIIIVTRGHKDDALALETVVSKNAAYIGMIGSSNKTSYVMNNLIAKGVCREDLEKVFAPIGLDIASEKPEEIAAGILSEVLLIKNKGTLNHIKDLKKINF from the coding sequence ATGGAACAAGATATCTTAAGAAATATTTATAAAAGTGTAAATAATGGTGACACAGTTGCTTTAGCTACTCTAACTCATATTTCAGGTTCTTCTCCAGGTAAGACTGGTTCCCTAATGGCAGTGTGGGAAAATGGGGAAATTCAAGGCACTGTAGGCGGTGGCAAAGTTGAATACGAAATCATAAATAAATCTATAGAATGTATTAAAAATAATGAAAGTAGTAATTTTAAATATAAATTAAATGAAAGTGGCGAGCTAGGTATGCAGTGTGGTGGAGAAGCTGAAGGCTTCATAAAAATATTTGCTCCTGAAACTAAACTTATAATAGTTGGTGCTGGTCATATATCCTTTCATCTCCACAAAATAGCTAAAATATTAAATTTCTATACAGTAGTAATAGATGATAGAGAAGATTTTGCAAATAATGAAAGATTCCCTAATGCCAACGAAATAATAGTTGAAAAAGTAGATAAAGCTTTATCCGAGTATCCTATAAATAAAAATACTTATATTATTATAGTAACAAGAGGACATAAAGATGATGCTTTAGCTTTAGAAACTGTAGTTTCAAAAAATGCAGCTTATATTGGTATGATAGGAAGTTCTAATAAAACATCCTACGTTATGAATAATCTAATTGCTAAAGGAGTCTGTAGAGAAGACTTAGAAAAAGTATTTGCTCCTATTGGATTAGATATAGCCTCTGAGAAACCAGAAGAGATAGCAGCTGGTATTTTAAGTGAAGTTTTATTAATTAAAAATAAAGGAACTTTAAATCATATAAAAGATTTAAAAAAGATAAATTTTTAA
- a CDS encoding NCS2 family permease, which yields MYMEKEKNYKEPNNKGFLDSFFKLSERGSNVKTEIIAGITTFITMAYIIFVNPSILMQAGMNSKGLVGEAAVKAGLSAINDPVVGAVFAATCISAGIGTLIMALYANVPFAQAPGMGLNAFFTFSVCLTLGYTWQQALAAVFISGLLFIIITLTSIREKIVDALPQNLKLAISGGIGLFIALVGFKSGGIIVANPATLISFGDFTNPATVLTIIGICITAILMAKNVKGSMLIGIVVTTLIGIPLGVTKVAGVSIISAPPSLAPTFLKLDLPGLLGFGGAGIVGALMSILTVVISFSLVDMFDTIGTLVGTAEKAGMLDENGKMEDLDKALLADAVATTAGALIGTSTVTTYVESTAGVSEGGRTGLTSFVTAIMFLLAMFFSGLVGIVPAEATAPALIIVGVLMMGAITKIDFNDFTEALPAFFTISIMPFSYSIANGIAAGIIFYPIVKVFTGKRKEVHPIVYILAILFIIRFTILPK from the coding sequence ATGTATATGGAGAAGGAAAAAAATTATAAAGAACCTAATAATAAAGGTTTTTTGGACTCATTTTTTAAATTATCAGAGCGTGGTAGTAATGTTAAGACTGAGATTATAGCAGGTATTACTACATTTATTACTATGGCATATATAATATTTGTTAATCCAAGCATATTAATGCAAGCGGGAATGAATTCTAAAGGTCTTGTAGGTGAAGCAGCTGTAAAGGCAGGTTTATCTGCTATAAATGATCCAGTAGTTGGAGCAGTATTTGCTGCTACCTGTATTTCAGCAGGTATAGGTACTTTAATAATGGCTCTTTATGCTAATGTGCCTTTTGCACAAGCTCCAGGTATGGGGTTAAATGCATTTTTTACTTTTAGTGTATGCTTAACTCTAGGATATACTTGGCAACAAGCCTTAGCAGCAGTATTCATATCTGGATTGCTTTTTATAATTATAACATTAACATCTATAAGAGAAAAAATAGTAGATGCCCTTCCACAAAATTTAAAATTAGCTATATCTGGTGGAATAGGATTATTTATAGCTTTAGTAGGATTTAAATCTGGTGGAATAATAGTTGCAAATCCAGCAACACTTATAAGTTTTGGTGATTTTACAAATCCAGCAACTGTATTAACTATAATAGGTATTTGTATAACAGCTATTTTGATGGCTAAAAATGTTAAAGGTTCTATGTTAATAGGAATAGTTGTTACTACGCTAATAGGAATACCTTTAGGAGTAACAAAAGTAGCAGGGGTAAGTATTATATCGGCACCACCATCTTTAGCACCAACTTTTTTAAAATTAGATTTACCAGGCCTTTTAGGTTTTGGTGGAGCAGGAATAGTTGGAGCGTTAATGAGTATATTAACAGTTGTTATATCTTTTAGTTTAGTAGATATGTTTGATACTATAGGAACTTTAGTCGGAACAGCAGAAAAAGCAGGAATGCTTGATGAAAACGGAAAAATGGAAGATTTAGATAAAGCACTTTTAGCAGATGCAGTAGCTACTACAGCAGGAGCTTTAATTGGAACAAGTACTGTTACTACTTATGTAGAATCTACAGCAGGAGTGTCAGAAGGTGGAAGAACAGGATTAACATCATTTGTTACAGCTATCATGTTTTTATTAGCAATGTTTTTTAGTGGGCTTGTAGGAATAGTTCCAGCAGAAGCTACAGCTCCAGCACTTATAATAGTGGGCGTATTAATGATGGGAGCCATAACAAAAATAGATTTTAATGATTTTACAGAAGCACTACCAGCTTTTTTTACTATATCAATAATGCCATTTAGTTATAGTATTGCTAATGGTATAGCAGCAGGAATAATATTTTATCCAATAGTTAAAGTATTTACAGGTAAAAGAAAAGAAGTTCATCCAATAGTTTATATATTGGCAATATTATTCATAATTAGATTTACAATTCTTCCTAAATAA
- a CDS encoding iron ABC transporter permease: MNKIKKYLIFQLGIILILLSIFTGRYSISLRDLYFINDKTIAIFFNLRLPRIIAALLVGGALSTAGASYQGMFRNPLVSPDILGASAGASFGVAVGILLSLNVQFIQVFAFIFGLIAVISSWRISKRIPHHDPSLVLVLSGMLVQGIFTSGVSLVKYICDPYDKLPAITFWLMGGLSSITLKDLQIMIIPIVLGLIPLLLIRWKLNILSLPEEEAKTLGVNTDRIRIIVIICSTLLSASIVSYCGIIGWVGLVIPHLTRSLYGPNYKILLPTSFIIGALYMLLVDDLARCVFPVEVPLGILTSLIGIPFFAYLLINVRKGWI, translated from the coding sequence ATGAACAAAATAAAAAAATATTTAATATTTCAATTAGGTATTATCCTAATTCTATTATCAATTTTTACAGGAAGATATTCTATATCTTTAAGGGATTTATATTTTATAAATGATAAAACTATTGCTATATTTTTTAATTTACGATTGCCAAGAATTATAGCTGCATTACTTGTTGGTGGTGCCTTATCTACTGCTGGTGCCTCTTATCAAGGTATGTTTAGAAATCCTTTAGTATCTCCTGATATTTTAGGTGCCTCTGCTGGAGCCAGCTTTGGTGTTGCAGTAGGTATATTACTTTCTTTAAATGTTCAATTTATACAAGTTTTTGCATTTATATTTGGGTTAATTGCAGTTATAAGTTCTTGGAGAATAAGCAAAAGAATCCCTCATCATGATCCAAGTTTAGTATTGGTTTTATCTGGAATGCTGGTACAAGGAATATTTACATCTGGAGTATCTCTTGTTAAATATATATGTGATCCTTATGATAAACTACCTGCTATAACCTTTTGGCTTATGGGGGGCTTATCTTCTATAACTTTAAAAGATTTACAAATTATGATAATACCAATAGTCCTAGGATTAATACCTTTACTTTTAATAAGATGGAAACTTAACATATTATCCCTTCCAGAAGAAGAAGCAAAAACTCTAGGAGTAAATACAGATAGAATAAGAATTATTGTAATAATATGTTCCACCTTACTTAGTGCTTCAATTGTTTCTTACTGTGGAATTATTGGATGGGTAGGGTTAGTTATTCCTCATTTAACAAGATCATTATATGGTCCTAATTATAAAATATTACTTCCAACTTCTTTTATTATAGGTGCCTTATATATGCTCTTAGTAGATGACTTAGCTAGATGTGTATTTCCTGTGGAGGTTCCCCTTGGAATATTAACTTCTCTAATAGGAATACCATTTTTCGCTTACTTATTAATAAACGTAAGGAAGGGTTGGATATGA
- a CDS encoding lipase produces MKIICIGDSLTFGYGVNRNYCWVTLLKNILQHEVINKGINGDTTTGILTRSHEDIIKNKPTHTIILAGTNDFLLGRSLENVEKNLSLIIEECIQNNIIPIIGIPMEIEIAMAQKIWTSDLDYLSVNNKLTEYRKYILNISKENKFKYIDFFSVIKEHKTKCESSELFVDGIHPTLLGHKIMFNKAYGIFK; encoded by the coding sequence ATGAAAATAATATGTATTGGAGATAGTTTAACCTTTGGTTACGGTGTTAATAGAAATTATTGTTGGGTTACTCTTTTAAAAAATATATTGCAACATGAAGTTATAAATAAAGGTATAAATGGCGATACAACTACAGGTATTTTAACTAGATCTCATGAAGATATAATAAAAAATAAACCTACTCATACTATAATTCTAGCTGGAACAAATGATTTTTTGTTAGGTCGTTCTTTAGAAAATGTAGAAAAAAATTTAAGTCTGATAATTGAGGAATGTATACAAAATAACATAATTCCTATTATAGGTATTCCCATGGAAATAGAAATTGCTATGGCGCAGAAGATTTGGACATCTGATCTAGACTATTTAAGTGTAAATAACAAACTAACTGAATATAGAAAATATATTTTAAATATTTCTAAAGAAAATAAATTTAAATATATAGATTTTTTCTCAGTTATTAAAGAACATAAAACAAAATGTGAATCCTCTGAACTATTTGTAGATGGAATTCACCCTACCCTATTAGGACATAAAATAATGTTTAATAAAGCCTATGGGATATTTAAATAA
- a CDS encoding ABC transporter ATP-binding protein, with protein sequence MKLEIKKASFGYDDTILYKNLSFSLNSGELLCVLGPNGVGKTTFFKAILNILKLKSGKILIDAKNINSYSPNELYKYMAYVPQAHTPPFPFTVFDVVLMGRAVYIKEFSSPSKIDKQIAENSLNTLGILHLKNKIYTEISGGERQLVLIARAITQEASIIIMDEPTSNLDYGNQIKVLNLIKSLCNNSNKTILISCHNPNHALLYGSKVIIMKKGGLFSFGNPSDEITPKVIKETYGIDIKMINTNISENSQQNICIPFNSNFK encoded by the coding sequence ATGAAATTAGAAATAAAAAAAGCTTCTTTTGGTTATGATGATACCATACTTTATAAAAATTTATCCTTTAGTTTAAATTCAGGAGAATTGCTATGTGTTCTCGGTCCTAATGGTGTTGGAAAGACAACCTTTTTTAAAGCTATATTGAATATTTTAAAATTAAAATCTGGGAAAATATTAATAGATGCTAAGAATATAAATTCTTATTCTCCTAATGAATTATATAAATATATGGCTTATGTACCTCAAGCACACACTCCACCTTTTCCTTTTACTGTGTTTGATGTAGTTCTAATGGGTCGTGCTGTATACATAAAGGAATTTTCTTCTCCAAGCAAGATTGATAAACAAATTGCGGAAAACTCTTTGAATACTTTAGGTATATTACACTTAAAAAATAAAATTTATACAGAAATAAGTGGTGGTGAAAGGCAACTTGTGTTAATAGCAAGAGCTATTACTCAGGAAGCTTCTATAATCATAATGGATGAACCTACATCAAATCTTGATTATGGAAATCAAATAAAAGTTTTAAATTTAATAAAATCACTATGTAATAATAGCAATAAAACTATACTTATATCTTGTCATAATCCAAATCATGCTCTTTTGTATGGAAGTAAAGTTATTATTATGAAAAAAGGAGGATTATTTTCCTTTGGTAATCCATCTGATGAAATTACTCCTAAAGTTATAAAAGAAACTTATGGAATAGATATAAAAATGATAAATACTAATATTAGTGAGAACTCACAACAAAATATATGCATACCCTTTAACTCTAATTTTAAATAA
- a CDS encoding sigma 54-interacting transcriptional regulator gives MKDSTLLEIQDTVAKYANIISSVINVDVEIVDKNLCRIAGTGIYKDAINKDISKEGYVYDHVIKTGDKQIIKNPGHHCLCKKCNHRDNCLEKMLVCTPIILNKDIIGVIGLVCSKESQRNHFIENFDSYIQMLDQISDFISTKSYEHLEIERSHMMVNLLNQIIDSVDKGVLVTKSDEIVHMNMSAMKQLKLKANNINKKITISSTSEYVMGGEVYTIVIDNEKFKLMGKIIPVFPILSSYDKIFVFEEIKHLKSKICKVSGGREVIKVEDIIGESKAMIQLKNRIKKIASSSSTVLITGESGTGKEVIARAIHCESDKNTNPFIAINCGAIPDALLESELFGYVRGAFSGADPNGRVGKFELANKGIIFLDEIGDMPLYLQVKILRVLQERKLVRIGSNHLIDLDIRVIAATNKDLKKLIKENKFREDLYYRLNVIPLKIPPLRERKEDIELLMEMLIKKYNGLFDKSVYKVDKECKDILVNYPWYGNVRELENAVEFMINMADDSGIVTMNMLPPNIVENKNTQIYGTGTGTDEDIRPLKEIEKEYILKALDIYGHDTRGKQLAAKRLGIGIATLYRKLEEMKHLSK, from the coding sequence ATGAAGGATTCTACATTATTAGAAATTCAGGACACAGTAGCTAAATATGCAAATATAATTTCAAGTGTAATAAATGTAGATGTTGAAATTGTAGATAAGAACTTGTGTAGAATAGCAGGAACAGGTATTTATAAAGATGCAATAAACAAAGATATATCAAAGGAAGGATATGTATATGATCATGTTATAAAAACTGGAGATAAGCAGATAATAAAGAATCCAGGACATCATTGTTTATGCAAAAAATGTAATCATAGGGATAATTGTCTAGAAAAAATGCTAGTGTGTACACCCATAATATTAAATAAAGATATTATAGGTGTAATAGGGCTTGTATGTTCAAAGGAGAGTCAAAGAAATCATTTCATAGAAAATTTTGATTCATATATTCAAATGTTAGATCAAATATCTGATTTTATAAGCACTAAATCATATGAACATCTTGAAATTGAAAGAAGTCATATGATGGTAAATTTATTGAATCAAATAATAGACAGTGTAGATAAAGGTGTTTTAGTTACTAAAAGTGATGAAATAGTTCATATGAATATGAGTGCTATGAAACAACTTAAACTGAAGGCTAATAATATAAACAAAAAAATAACTATATCTTCTACTAGTGAATATGTAATGGGTGGAGAAGTATATACCATAGTCATAGATAATGAAAAATTTAAACTTATGGGTAAGATTATACCTGTTTTCCCCATATTATCATCATATGACAAAATATTTGTGTTTGAAGAAATAAAACATTTAAAATCTAAAATATGTAAGGTTAGTGGTGGAAGAGAAGTTATAAAAGTTGAAGATATTATTGGTGAGTCAAAGGCTATGATTCAACTTAAAAATAGGATTAAAAAGATTGCCTCATCAAGTTCTACAGTTCTTATAACTGGGGAAAGTGGTACAGGTAAAGAAGTAATTGCACGGGCTATACATTGTGAAAGTGATAAAAATACTAATCCTTTTATAGCCATAAATTGTGGCGCTATACCAGATGCTCTTTTAGAAAGTGAATTATTTGGATATGTAAGAGGAGCTTTTAGTGGAGCAGATCCAAATGGAAGAGTAGGAAAATTTGAATTAGCTAACAAGGGAATAATATTTTTAGATGAAATAGGAGATATGCCTTTATATCTTCAAGTGAAAATTTTAAGAGTACTTCAGGAAAGAAAATTAGTAAGAATAGGATCTAATCATTTGATAGATTTAGATATAAGGGTTATAGCAGCTACTAATAAGGATTTAAAAAAACTAATAAAAGAAAATAAGTTTAGAGAAGATTTGTATTATAGGCTCAATGTTATTCCATTGAAAATACCACCTTTAAGAGAACGAAAAGAAGATATAGAACTTCTTATGGAAATGTTAATAAAAAAATATAATGGATTATTTGATAAATCTGTTTATAAAGTTGATAAAGAGTGCAAAGATATATTAGTAAATTATCCTTGGTATGGTAATGTAAGAGAACTTGAAAATGCCGTAGAATTTATGATAAATATGGCAGATGATAGTGGAATAGTAACTATGAACATGCTTCCACCTAATATAGTTGAGAATAAAAATACTCAAATTTATGGTACAGGTACAGGTACAGATGAAGATATAAGACCTTTAAAAGAAATAGAGAAAGAGTATATTTTAAAAGCTTTAGATATATATGGGCATGATACTAGAGGGAAACAACTGGCAGCAAAGCGTTTAGGAATAGGCATAGCTACCCTGTATAGAAAATTAGAGGAGATGAAGCATTTATCAAAATGA
- a CDS encoding ABC transporter substrate-binding protein gives MLKKISKQITVLTLILLIVFSFSGCTNKTQTTSNNYRTITDQAGREVKVPEKIEKIYCTSPLGSVFIYSLSPEKLVAWNNKIPKKSLKYLGEDVAKLPVAGSLQGKKSGNIEEISKLKPDIVISMGDINDSTISGVEKFQKQSNIPFILVDGKMDKLPEAYKFVGDLLNKKEKAKELAIYCDKTLKSSKEITNIIKEDKKIKVYYAEGPKGLETDPEGSLHSEVITYAGGKNVANFPVKHGSRNTISMEQIISWNPDVIVSDSNTFNDSSWNQVSATKENKIYTIPSLPFNWFDKPPSINRLIGIKWFQSCLYPELYKGDIKKDTKEFFKLFYHKDLSDEEVNNILKAN, from the coding sequence ATGCTAAAAAAAATATCAAAACAAATTACAGTCTTAACACTAATTTTACTTATTGTATTCTCTTTTTCCGGATGTACTAATAAAACTCAGACTACTTCGAATAACTACAGAACCATAACAGATCAAGCTGGAAGAGAAGTAAAAGTCCCTGAAAAAATAGAAAAAATTTATTGTACAAGTCCCTTAGGATCTGTATTTATCTATTCATTATCTCCTGAAAAACTAGTTGCATGGAATAACAAGATTCCTAAAAAATCTCTTAAATATCTTGGCGAAGATGTGGCCAAACTTCCTGTAGCTGGTAGCCTACAAGGTAAAAAATCAGGCAACATAGAAGAAATATCTAAGTTAAAGCCTGATATAGTAATATCTATGGGAGATATAAACGATTCAACTATATCTGGGGTAGAAAAATTTCAAAAGCAATCAAATATACCTTTTATACTTGTAGATGGTAAAATGGATAAATTACCTGAAGCCTATAAATTTGTAGGTGATTTATTAAATAAAAAAGAGAAAGCTAAGGAACTTGCTATTTATTGTGACAAAACTCTCAAATCATCAAAAGAAATCACAAATATCATCAAAGAAGATAAAAAAATAAAAGTTTATTATGCTGAGGGTCCTAAAGGTTTAGAAACAGATCCAGAAGGTTCCCTGCATTCAGAAGTTATAACCTATGCTGGTGGAAAGAATGTAGCTAATTTTCCTGTAAAGCATGGTTCAAGAAATACTATATCTATGGAACAAATTATATCTTGGAATCCTGATGTTATTGTTTCAGATTCTAATACATTTAATGATAGTTCTTGGAATCAAGTTTCCGCAACAAAGGAAAATAAAATATATACAATACCATCATTACCCTTCAACTGGTTTGATAAACCACCATCAATTAACAGGCTAATAGGGATAAAATGGTTTCAATCTTGCCTATATCCTGAACTATATAAGGGAGACATAAAAAAAGATACTAAAGAATTTTTTAAATTATTTTATCATAAAGATCTTTCTGATGAAGAAGTTAATAATATTCTAAAAGCAAACTAA
- the yqeC gene encoding putative selenium-dependent hydroxylase accessory protein YqeC: protein MLISNILNFKKGSIVSIVGVGGKTSLMFNLSEELRSNNKVLSTTTTKIYNPDKIYYDFICIGEKNCYIYDHLKQNGVYVYGKYINNDNKLIGFSKNFLDEKFKYFDYSLIEADGSKRKPIKGWKDDEPVICKNTTKTIGVLDITCINKIINDFNVHRVSHFLKITNGKLGEKISIPMISSLIVHPLGLFKDSLGEKILFINKVENQHSIFLSYELIKYILTISNSCIDKIVIGSLKEKNYNLISF from the coding sequence ATGCTTATTTCAAATATATTAAACTTTAAAAAAGGATCTATTGTATCGATAGTTGGTGTTGGTGGGAAAACCTCTTTAATGTTTAATTTATCAGAAGAGTTAAGATCTAATAACAAAGTTCTATCAACAACTACTACAAAGATATATAATCCCGACAAAATATACTACGATTTTATATGCATTGGAGAAAAAAATTGCTATATATATGACCACCTTAAACAAAATGGTGTATATGTATATGGTAAATATATAAATAATGATAATAAATTAATAGGTTTTAGTAAAAATTTTTTAGATGAAAAGTTTAAATATTTCGATTATTCTCTAATAGAGGCAGATGGTTCTAAAAGAAAGCCTATTAAAGGTTGGAAAGATGATGAGCCTGTTATATGTAAAAATACAACTAAAACTATAGGAGTATTGGATATAACTTGTATAAATAAAATAATAAATGATTTTAACGTTCATAGGGTATCGCATTTTTTAAAAATAACTAATGGAAAGTTAGGTGAAAAAATATCTATACCTATGATAAGTTCGTTAATAGTTCATCCCTTAGGACTTTTTAAGGATTCTTTAGGAGAAAAAATATTATTTATAAATAAAGTTGAAAACCAACATAGTATTTTTTTATCCTATGAATTAATAAAATATATTTTAACTATTTCTAACTCATGTATAGACAAAATAGTTATAGGAAGCTTAAAAGAAAAAAATTATAATTTGATATCATTTTAA